TGGTGCATTAGCCCAAGCTGGTCTCCGAAGAGACGAGGGTGGAAAGCCGCTGTTCAGGAGGTTTTTTAGGAGGCAAAAAGCAGGCTCCAAAGTGCATGGTACCTTCTGCAGGAATGGGGAGGAAGGCAGCAGCAAGGCTAATGACTGGCACAGTCCAACAGGGCCAGAATTTGCTTTGCAGCCTCTGCTTGCAGGACCCTCTGCCAAGGACGCCCCAAAAGAGAAGCTCAGTGGGGATTTGCAAGCCAGCTAGTTCAGACTCAGGGCTTGCCCTGTACACACTGCAGAAGGTCATTTCACAGCAGGTAACACGCTCTTGTCTCAGCGGAGGTCACTGAGGAATTGTCAGCTAGACACATTTCACCTACCCAGGACATTGGAGACATCAGCTATTCCTCAgaactgccccccctcccagtgAGGAACATATTAGCCCCATGTttcagaaggggaaactgaggcacagattaaaatgatttgcccaaggtgtcACAGCAAGGCTGGGATGAGAAGCCAGACTTTCATATCCATGCTCAGTTGACCCCATATCCTGCCCCCGTTCTCTCAACATGCTTTcatttctcccttctcctccctccttctgcCCCAGTCACAGCCAGCGGGAACAGAACTAGTCGGTGAGGAAGAAAGACACAAAGGCTTCCAGCCCGGCCATGGAACACACACAgctaagggagagggaagaggagtcAGGCAGCTCAGTTACGCCGGACAAGGGGGATATCACTGGAGTCAATACCGTCACAGGTAAAGCGACTGTCGGACGAGGACTCCAGGTCTGCAAGGGAAAAGAGGGAGAAcataaaaaaatccacaaagcaCGAGACCAAGTGGGAGCACAAGAAGGGGGCAAGGGGAGAACACAGACTGGGCAAGAGAGAGACCCGCCAGAACAGACAGAATCCAGCTGTGCGTATCCCAGACCGAGAGCAGGCGTGAAGGATCCAGAAGACAGAATAAGCCCAGACTGACAACAGGAAAGGGCAGACGACATGGACGCGTGGCCTCCTACCTAGGTTGACGACGTACTCTCCCCCACGCTCCCGGTACATCTGATAGACAAAGAGACATGACAAGGGTTTGAGgaggaggctgaagatggccatGCCTGCATCGAAGCGCTGCAGGTCAGTCAGAGAGCTATCCCGGGGATAGAAGAGGCTGATGTTAATGATGTCCAGGAGGATCGTGATCAACAAGCCAGTCAGGAACTGGAAATCAAACACAAGGACATTGATTGGAAATCTGATTCACCACCAAGAGCCAAACAGCCCAAACCAATGGAAATCAGAGTCTCAGGATGTAACGCGTCTCCATCCTTGACGACCTGCATTCATGTGCCACCGGCTTTACTTTACCTTACCTCACCTCCAGGCCAGCCTGAAATTGTAACCATGGTGGCGTCTAGCATATGGAATCCACACCCCCTTGACAGGTGTCTCACCCCCTTCCTGCTCATCTCTTAACACCTTACACTTTTCCCTGTAAAAGATGGATTTTCCTAAGAGGATGACTCGGTCTCATATTTACAATTATCTCTCCTCACCTGTCAGggaccttttttcccctctcatttgTATTTTCCAGGGtaagagagagatttatttttaaaatacattcagcACTTTGAGCTTAGGAGGGAGCAGATCAGTATCTTCAGTGGGACTCTTTGCCAAGTCAGGCTAGGTCCAAAAACCGTTGGTATGAAATGAGGTTTGACATGTCTGAGGTGGACAGAAATTTcatatttgtactgcagtagcagtTCCAATGAGGGACTCAGGTGGTATCGGATTTAAAAGAATACCGTATGTGAGGATTTCAATATTCCTCTGAAGTGGTTGTGGCCCTAACAGTAGCTTTGTGCGAGCACGAGAGGCAAAGTGAAACTGAGTCGCTTCTCTGCACTGTCCACGCTGAGTGAAATGCCGAGAGCAAGCATGTAGCATTAATGGTCTATCCTAGTGCTTTTATACTGCCACCCCTCACTGTGGTATCCAGGTCCAAGCACAGAGAGTACATTACATTCGTTTAATTTTCAGATTCAATATTCtgtgttaataaaataaaaaacgtTTGTCGCTTAACAGATTAAGTTAACCAGCTACTGGCTCTTGGCAGGCGTTCTGTACcatagagtctaaggccagatcatctagtccaggggtggctggaagttaatatgtggctccttgtataggcaccgactccagggctggagctacaggtgccaactttccaatgtgctacagggtgctcactgctcaacccctggctctgccccaggttcagaccccactcccctccttcccccaaggcccctgccccttcccctgagtctgccgtgcccttgctcctcctcctgcgCCCCGCCCCacaagcctcctgcacaccacaaaacagctgatcgcggccGCAGGAGGCGCAGGGATGGAGGGTTAGGTGCTGATAAGCGGTGCTGCtggagggtggggcgggggagctgactgggggctgctgatgtgttactgtggctctttggcaatgcacattggtaaattctggctcctcctcaggctcaggttggccacccctgatctagtctgacctctgacataacacaggtcatagaacttacCCAAAATcattcttgtttgaactagattctatcttttagaaaaacatccagtcttgatttaaaaatggtctctATGGAGaactggtaaattgttccaatggttaactccCCTCACTGTTataatgtatgccttatttccagtctaaaatttgtctagcttctacttccagccatAGGATCTTGTTAGATCTTTGTCAGAGAGAccaaagagcccattatcaaatatgtattccctatgtaggtacttataaatgTATCAAGTCATCTCTTAATTTTCCCTCATTAAACCGTTCCTCGAGTCTATcaccataaggcaggttttctaatcctttaagcattctcctggctcttctctgagccctctccaatttattagtccttcttgaactgtggacatcaGACTTatacacatacttaactttactgCTGTAATTcatcccatagacttcaataagATCACTCACAATGCCTAAAGATCAGTATGTGTGTAAGTTTTTCCAGGATTAGGGCCTAGTTAATTCAAAAAGTTAGCAGTACTTTCCCTGTCCTACACCTGCCTAAGtccccctgccaatttttgtggcttCACAATCAaatttcctaattttaaaaaaatatttctttcccttATCATCATTTGAAAGGCCTGCACAAATGGGAGGGAACAACAGGACTAACTGCATATCAAGGGGAAACACTGAAACTGACCAGACAAGATGCTGTCAAATACACAAGActtaaaaaggagaaaacattCTCTCCACCATGTTTTAGTTATAGTCATCTTCGGTCTTACTTCTACCAGCAGTAGGCAAAAAGTTGAAAGactgtttttttaattagaacGTGTCCCTTTCAAAGAGGCAGTCCCATTTATTTCTACGAACAAGCTGAACACTTGTGGTTTGTTTTAAagccgtggtggtggtggtggcatcATCGTCTTTTTTTCTCACGAGTTTAACACGATGCAAGGTTAAGGGGTTCAGCTAGGAGTGCTCAGCAGCCCGCAGATCCCACTGGAAACAATGGGTACTGAACACTTTTGACCTTCAGTTAGGTGCCTGAATGAGAGCTGAGctattctgaaaatctggctgcttGAGAGTCGGAAGTGCCCTTTTCAATTCCGAGCACAGCTGAAAAGTGGACTAGACTCTCAGGAATTTTTGCTATCCTCTCCTTAAAAGCAGCGACGTCTTCCCCACAACACCCTCTTACAGAGCCTGTTCAGGAAGGTGCCTGCCCCCAGACTTACCATGATTATTGCATCGATGGACTCTCGCTGAGCAATTGCCCACGCCCCCACTGCCAGGACGGTGAAGTTTCCCCATGCGTAGGATGGCGGAAGCCCCAAGCATCCCCTGGCAAACAAGGCACAAAAAAAACATCAGAACATGTCTGACGTGACTAGTGAGAGTTTAACCACTGGAACTCAACCCCCTTAG
The DNA window shown above is from Chelonia mydas isolate rCheMyd1 chromosome 18, rCheMyd1.pri.v2, whole genome shotgun sequence and carries:
- the LOC102945926 gene encoding type-1 angiotensin II receptor-associated protein isoform X2, which gives rise to MLSPSYAKAIVLVHWLLTTWGCLGLPPSYAWGNFTVLAVGAWAIAQRESIDAIIMFLTGLLITILLDIINISLFYPRDSSLTDLQRFDAGMAIFSLLLKPLSCLFVYQMYRERGGEYVVNLDLESSSDSRFTCDGFLSVGRERSSYQSIDQQDAPCPYPDLDSKPAPHPF
- the LOC102945926 gene encoding type-1 angiotensin II receptor-associated protein isoform X1, which gives rise to MEVPAVNLKAIVLVHWLLTTWGCLGLPPSYAWGNFTVLAVGAWAIAQRESIDAIIMFLTGLLITILLDIINISLFYPRDSSLTDLQRFDAGMAIFSLLLKPLSCLFVYQMYRERGGEYVVNLDLESSSDSRFTCDGFLSVGRERSSYQSIDQQDAPCPYPDLDSKPAPHPF
- the LOC102945926 gene encoding type-1 angiotensin II receptor-associated protein isoform X3 is translated as MEVPAVNLKAIVLVHWLLTTWGCLGLPPSYAWGNFTVLAVGAWAIAQRESIDAIIMFLTGLLITILLDIINISLFYPRDSSLTDLQRFDAGMAIFSLLLKPLSCLFVYQMYRERGGEYVVNLGFLSVGRERSSYQSIDQQDAPCPYPDLDSKPAPHPF